Proteins from a single region of Macaca fascicularis isolate 582-1 chromosome 5, T2T-MFA8v1.1:
- the DMP1 gene encoding dentin matrix acidic phosphoprotein 1, translating to MKISILLTFLWGLSCALPVTRYQNNESESSEEWKGHLTQAPTPPLANEDPSDSTESEEGLGSDDDQYIYRPAGGFSRSTGKEGDDKDDDEDDSGDDTFGDDDSGPGPKDRQEGGNSRLGSDEDSDDTIQSSEEGAPQGQDSAQDITSESRELDNEDQVDSRPESDSEEHWVGGVSDGESSHGDGSEFDDEGMQSDDPDSIRSERGNSRMNSAGMKSKESGENSEQANTQDSGDSQLLEHPSRKIFRKSRISEEDDRGEFDDNNTMEEVKSDSTENSNSRDAGLGQPRRDSKGDSQEDSKENMSQEDSQKVDSPSSESSQEGNLPSQENSSESQEEVVSESRGDNPDPTTSHVEDQEDSDSSEEDSSHTLSHSKSESREEQADSESSESLSFSEESPESPEDENSSSQEGLQSHSTSTESQSEESQSEEDDSDSQDSSRSKEDSNSTESESSSEEDGQLKNIEIESRKLTVDAYHNKPIGEQDDNDCQDGY from the exons ATGAAGATCAGCATCCTGCTCACGTTCCTTTGGGGATTATCCTGCGCTCTCCCAGTAA CCAGGTATCAAAATAATGAATCTGAGAGTTCTGAAGAATGGAAG GGTCATTTGACTCAGGCACCAACACCTCCCTTG GCAAATGAAGACCCCAGTGACAGCACTGAGTCAGAGGAGGGCCTGGGATCTGATGATGATCAATACATTTATAGGCCAGCTGGTGGCTTCTCCAGGAGCACAGGAAAAGAAGGAGATGATAAAGATGACGATGAAGATGACAGTGGAGATGATACCTTTGGCGATGATGACAGTGGTCCAGGGCCCAAAGACAGACAAGAAGGAGGAAACTCCAGACTGGGAAGTGATGAGGACTCTGATGACACCATACAATCCAGTGAAGAGGGTGCCCCACAAGGGCAAGACAGTGCCCAGGATATCACCAGTGAGAGCAGGGAACTTGACAATGAGGACCAGGTGGACAGCAGGCCTGAGAGTGACAGTGAAGAGCACTGGGTGGGAGGTGTCAGCGATGGGGAGAGCAGCCATGGAGACGGCTCTGAGTTTGACGATGAGGGAATGCAGAGTGATGACCCAGACAGCATcagaagtgaaaggggaaactCCAGGATGAACAGTGCAGGCATGAAATCAAAAGAATCTGGAGAAAACAGTGAGCAAGCAAACACTCAAGATTCAGGTGACAGCCAATTGCTGGAGCATCCCAGTAGGAAAATTTTTAGGAAGTCTCGCATCTCAGAGGAAGATGATAGAGGTGAATTTGATGACAACAACACAATGGAAGAAGTCAAGAGTGACTCTACAGAAAACAGTAACTCCAGAGATGCTGGCCTCGGCCAACCCAGGAGAGACAGCAAGGGTGACTCTCAAGAAGACAGCAAGGAGAATATGTCCCAGGAAGACAGCCAAAAGGTAGATAGCCCCAGCAGTGAGTCCAGCCAAGAAGGCAACCTGCCATCTCAAGAGAACAGCAGTGAGTCTCAGGAAGAGGTGGTGAGTGAGTCCAGAGGAGACAACCCGGACCCCACAACTAGTCATGTAGAAGACCAGGAAGACAGTGACTCCAGCGAGGAGGACAGCTCGCACACACTCTCCCACTCAAAAAGTGAATCCAGAGAGGAGCAAGCAGACAGCGAATCCAGTGAGAGCCTCAGCTTCTCAGAGGAAAGCCCGGAGTCCCCCGAGGATGAGAACAGCTCCAGCCAAGAAGGCCTGCAGTCTCATAGCACCTCAACAGAGAGTCAGAGTGAGGAAAGCCAGTCTGAGGAAGACGACAGTGACTCTCAAGACAGCAGCAGATCCAAAGAAGATAGCAACTCCACGGAGAGCGAATCAAGCAGTGAGGAAGATGGCCAGTTGAAAAACATTGAGATAGAGAGCCGGAAATTAACAGTTGATGCCTATCACAACAAACCCATTGGGGAGCAAGATGATAATGACTGCCAAGATGGCTATTAG